Part of the Longimicrobium sp. genome is shown below.
CGTGCCTCCACAGTGCGGGCACGGCTCACTCTGCTTCGTGCGTTGGCGCGCCATCTCCCTCTCCAGGCTTGGGGAAGCCAGCGAAACCCAGGCGCGAGAAGCTATCTGTTCGATTCGTCCATGTCAAAGGGAGTCACTACCTATAGATCCTTCGGCCTGCAAACGCTTGCACCGACGCTGGTTACAGTCTGGCCGGCCTCAGGATGACGTCAGCTTTGGAATCAGCCAGCGAAACGGCCCGGAGATCCGATCTCCGGGCCGTTCGTCTTCATCCTAACCGGTCCTCAATACCACTTCGTGAGCTCGATGCCCTGGTAGTAGTGCTTGAGGATCTCGTCGTAGGCGCGGCCCTTCTCGGCCATCCCCACGGCGCCGGTCTGCGACAGGCCCACGCCGTGCCCGAAGCCGCCGCCGTAGACCACGAATCCGTCCACCTCGCCCGTCTTCCGGTCCAGCACCGGCTCGATGTAGAAGAGGGTGGAGAGGAGCGACTGCAGCTGGCCGCTGGTGTTGATGAACTTCAGCGACGTGCGGATGTGGTCGCGCGTGTCGGTGAAGGTGCCCGCCTCGGTCACGTACTCGATGGCGATCGCCCGGCCCGACGGCCCGCGCTGGGTGACGTTGATGGCAAGCACGCGCCCCACCGGCTGCCCCGCGTAGGCGGAGATCACCTCGCTGATCTCCTCCGCCGACCACTCGAAGGTCCAGCGGTGGAAGCGCGCCCAGTCGCTCTCGAAGTCACCCTCCTTCGCGTTGCGCAGCGAGGCGGCGTTGGCGTGGCTGCGGAAAACCTCCAGCGAGGGCACGTGCTCGAACGCCTGGCCGCGCTCCGCGTCGGGCACGCCGCGCAGGTACGGCACCGGCGCGGAGTTGAACGCCTCCTCGTTGTCCGCCGTGTGCCCGCCGGTCGTCGACGAGTAGAGCGCGGTGATCAGCTTGCCGTCGTAAGTCGCCGCGATTCCCGCGGTCTCGTCCACCGCCTGCGTGGACATCGGGTGCTCGGCCGCGTAGCCGCCGTACACCTGGTCGCTCGTGGTGGCCAGCAGGTCGTAGCCGTCGGACGCGCGCTTGCCCAGCCCGGAAAGCGCGTAGGTGCGCGCCGCCACCGCCTGCGCCTTCAGCGCCTCGAGCTCGGGGAAGACCGTCGGCCCCAGCTCGCGCGGCACCACGCCGTAGAGGTACTCCTCCATCGGCAGCTGGTTGATCCCCGCCAGCGTCCCCGCCGCGTTCACCCGCACCTCCGCCTGCCCGCGATAGACGACGCCGGCGATGGTGACGAGCCCGTCGGACGAGGTCAGGTAGACGGGATTGTTCGCGTCCACCGTCTGCGCGCCGCGCGCGACGCGGTAGACGGTGACGCCGGGGTCCGCCTTCACCACGTAGAAGGCGTCGGCGGCGGCCAGCCCCTCGGCGATCAGCTGGTTCTTGAACGCCGTCCGCGCGGCGAAGGTGTTGGCCGGCGGCGGATCGAACTTGCCGATGAACAGGCGCGTGCAGTTGGCCGCGGGGACGAACTCCGTCATCGTCGGATACCCCTTCGCCTCCGCCGCCGCCTTGCGCGTGGCGACGGCGGCGGCGCTGCCGCACATCACCTGCAGGCGATACCACGAGCGGATGACGGACTGCAGGGTGACGGTGGCCGAGCCGTTGCTCCCGCTCATCAGCAGCGCGCCGGTCACGCGGTCGCGGATCTCGTACGCCGCCGCGGCGCCGATGTCCACCGAGCCGGCGGCGGGGACGACGCCGATGCGGATGTTGCCGTTCCACGCCTGCGCGCTGACGTCGCGCAACGCGGGGCCGCCGGGCTCGCGCGGCGTGGGGCCGAGCGGATCGCGGTCGCTGCACGCCGCCAGCACCAGCGACAGCGCCAGCGCGGCCGGGGTGAGTCGTAGGGAGATGGGATTGCGTCGCATGGGGAGCGACCTCGTCGGTGGGAAGGTTTCCGGCGACTCCACGCCGCCGCGCGCCGTGCGGCGGGGGATGCCGGACGGGCTCGGGCGGGAACGCTTGTCGTGGTCGCGTCCATCCTAAGGCACGTGGAGAGCGGCGGCAACCGTGCACCCGGCTCCCAGCGCCACGGCCGGCATCCGGACGCCAGGCGGACGCGCGCGCCCCCGCACCGATCTTCGCCGTGCCGCGCTCAGATTCTCCCGCCCCATCGCCGCCCCGGTCCACCGAGGCGGCCCCGTCCCATAGTGCGATCCCGGAGCGGAAACGTCCGAGGGCGGCGCGACGGGTGAATCGCACGGCACGAGCGGGATCTCCACCATTTCACCCGATCGTTCCGCCGCCGGTGCGGGATATGCCTGTGAGGCGGGACGGAGCGAATCCTCCCTCCCGCCCCGCTCCTCACGCCCGCGGCTGCACGACCACTCCTTTCAGCCGCATCCGACCACGAATCCAGGCAAGGCCCGGTCTCCGGCGGCGCTCCCACGGCGTCCGGAACGGTGCGCCCGGCGCCTCCTCGCGTCCCGCCCTTCGACCGGGACGCTCCCACGCAACCCGTCGCATGGAGAGACGCGTTCCTCCCCCGTTCGCGAGGAGGAGCGTGTCCCGCGGGACGCAGGAAACCCGTTCCTGGCGTCCCTTTCGTCCTCGCATCCCGCTCGGGAGGAGGGTATCACCATGGCAAACCAGCTCATCAGGCAGGGCGACACCACCGGAACCGCCATCACCCGGCTGGCCATGAGCACGCTCGGCCTCGGCTTCGTGGCCACCGCGGTCCGCACCGACGGCGGGAAGCTGAAGGTGCAGGTCTGGAAGGTGTCGGACGGCAGCGGGGGCGCGGGCGCGCAGCAGATCGAGAACCTGGGCCACGCGTCCGGAGATGCCGTCTCCCGGGTGGCCGTGGTCACCCTCGCCCCGGACCTGTTCGTGACCGCCTCGCGCGACGGCAACGACAAGCTGAGCCTCACCGCCTGGAAGGTCGCGCAGAACGGCAACCAGGTCACCCCGCAGGACACCGTCACGGACGTAGCGGCCGACGAGGTGGCGGTGTGCGTCGCCCGGGGACTGGTGGTCACCGCCATACGTACCGGAGGCGGGAAGCTGAAGCTGACCGCGTGGAAGGTGGCGGCCGACGGGTCGACGATCGAGCGCCGCGGCGTGGCCACCGACATCGACATCGACAAGGTGGCCGTGGTGGGCACCAAATACGGAGTGGTGACCGCGGTCCGCAAAGCGGGCGGCGACCTGGGGGTGATCTCGTGGTCCGTGTCGTCCGACGGCTGGCAGGTGGAGCGGCGCGACGACGCCTCGGCGGGCGCGGTTTCGGAGGTGGTGGGCGCATACTTCACCTCGCTGGTGGACCCGGGCCTGGTGAACGAGCGGGCGGTGATCGCCACGGCCGTGCGCGACGACTCGGGCGGCCTGAAGGTGATCGACTGGTCGGTCGGGATGGACACCACGATGACCATCCACCGGCTTTCCAGCGCCCCGGGCGGAGCGTCGGTCAGCAAGGTCGCCATCGGCCGCGTGGGCACCGCCTTCGAGACCGACCGGCTGGTGACGGGGGTGCGCGACGGCGGGGGCAACCTCGAACTGCGGACCTGGACGACGGACTCGTCGCAGCAGCTCGCGCTCGAGGACACGGCGCCGGCCGGCCCCGCCGACGAGGTGGCGCTGGCCGAGGTGTACCAGACCCACCTGGTTTCCGCCATCCGCGGCGGACAGGGCAAGCTGAAGCTGATCGGCTGGAAGCACGGCTGATGGACACCGGCCGGTGGACGCTCACCCGGCCTGGAGAACGAGGGATCGATCCCCGGGGGCGTCCGGCCGAAGGTTGGCCGGACGCCCCCGGACGCTCCGCCCCACGCCGCTCCGGGACGCCGCGCCTCCATGCGCCGCGATTGCGGATGCGGGGACGCGTCCGTAACGTTGCCATTCCACGCCTGCACGCCCACCCGTCATCCCCTCGATCGCCCATGACACCGCTCCGCATCCGCCGCCGCATCTCCCTGCATCTCACCGCGCCCGTCGTGCTGGCGCTGACCGCGGCCGCGTGCGGCGGGGATGCGAAGGAGACGCGCGCGCTGGGCGAGCAGGCGCGCGCCACCGCGGTCGCCGCGCCCGCGACGGCGTCGTCTGCCGCGGCGAGCAACCCCGACAGCACGGGCGCGGAGGTGGTGACGATCCGCGGGCTGACGGGCGGCGACCGCGCGTGCTACGTGGACCTGGAGGGCACGGGCGTGGCCAGGTCGCCGCAGGAGGCCGCGTTCGCGGTGTGCGAGCGGAAGGAGCTGGTCGGCCGGCGCGTGCGGCTGTCGCGGATGCGCACGTGGGTGCTGGCCGCGTCGTGCGAGGGCGACCCCGAGTGCGCGCGGCGCGACACGGTGGACCTCATCGTCTCCGCCGAGCCGGTGCCGGAGGGCGCCGCCCCCGCGTCGGCGCCGGGGAACCGCTGACGGTCGCCCCGGAGGGTGTTGCTGAACCTGCAGGACGCGCTCATCGCCTGTCATCCTGAGGGCGCGGAGTACCGCCTGTGGCGTCCACGAAGAACTCTGCGCGCCCGAAGGATCTTGCATGGCGGGACGGATATCCGCTCGAGCGAGCAGGTCCGTGCGAAAAGCGAGTAGATCCTTCGGTCGGCGCCAACGTTCGGTGCGGACGCGAATCCGGCGCGGCGCCGCCCTCAGGATGACACCAGAGTGTCCCGGGACCTCGGTCTGGCAACACACTCCAGGAGATGGTGATGCGATACGTGATGAAGCAGCGGCTACTGTCGTTCGGCGACGACTTCCACGTGCGAGACGAGCACGGCCGCGACGTGTTCTTCGTGGACGGGAAGGCGTTCAGCCTGGGCAACCAGCTGTCGTTCAAGGACATGCAGGGGAACGAGCTGGCGTACATCAGGCAGAAGCTGCTCTCCTGGGGCCCCACCTACGAGATCCATCGCAACGGGCAGCTGGCCGCGGTGGTGAAGAAGCAGCTCTTCTCCTTCTTCCACCACAAGTTCACGGTCGACGTGCCCGGGCCCGACGACCTGGAGGCCGAGGGCGACTTCTTCGACCACGAGTACACCTTCCGGCGCGGCGGGCGCACGGTGGCCACGGTGTCGATGAAGTGGTTCAGCTTCGGCGACACCTACGGCATCGAGGTGGCCGAGGGCGAGGACGACGTGCTCATCCTCGCGAGCGCGGTGGTGATCGACCAGATCTGCCATTCCGGCGACGACAAACGGCATTGACCCGGCGCGGACGCGGATAGCTATTTGCTGGTGCGGGTCTCACCGGCCCGGCCGCCGCGCGACGGCGGCCGCGGCCCCTCGCCTTCCGGCACACCCTGGCGACTGCGGGGACCGTCACGTGGAAGCAGACCGGCCGGACACGGAGCAGGCCGCGCGGGACGACGTCTCCGCGCCCCGGGACGCCGGCCACGCGAGGGACCGGGCGGCGCGGCGCACGGCCGAGCACGAGCGCGACGCCGCCCGGGCCAGCCGCGACCGCTTCTCGTTCCTGGCCGAGGTCAGCCGCTGCCTGGCCGACTCGCTCGACTACGAGACCACGCTGACCACGGTGGCGGGGATGTCGCTTCCCTACCTCGACGCGTGGTGCATCGTGGACGTGCTGACGCCCGAGGGCGAGCTGCGGCGCCTGGCCGTGCTGCACCCCGACGCCGCCAAGCAGGAGATCGCGCGCGAGCTGCACCTGCGTTATCCCCCGCGCGCCGGCGACCTGATCGGCGCGCCGCGGGTGATCCGCACCGGGCGGCCGGAGATGGTGTTCGACGTGCCCGACGCGGCGCTGGTGGCCCTGGCGCACGACGACCATCACCGGGCGCTCCTGCGCGCGCTGGGGATCCGCTCGTACGTGATCGTGCCGATGGTGGCGCGCGGCCGCGTGCTGGGCGCCATGACCTTCGTGACCGCCGAGACGCAGCGGCGCTTCGGCGACATCGACGTGGTGATGGCCGAGGACCTGGCGCGCCGCGCCGCCATGGCGGTGGACAACGCGCACCTGCACGCCCAGGCGATCGAGGCCCGCGACGCCGCCGAGACCGCCGCGGCCGACGCCGAGGCCGCGCTGGAGGAGGCGCTCCAGGCCGAGGAGCAGCTGCGCGAGGCGCGCGACGTGGCCGAGGAGGCGCTGAAGGCCCGCGACGTCTTCGTGGCCACCATGACGCACGAGGTGCAGACCCCGCTGAACGCCATCATCGGCTACCTGCAGCTGCTGGAGATGGATATCAGCGGCACGCTGGGCGAGATGCAGCGCTCCTACGTCACCCGCGCCCAGGAGAGCAGCCGCCACCTGCTGCGGCTGGTGGGCGACGTGCTCGACTTCTCCAGGACCGAGGCCGCGGGGATGGTGGTGGCCCGCGACGAGGTGCGCGCGGCCGAAACCGCGCGGAGCGCGCTGTCGCTGGTGCGGCCGCAGGCCGCAGGCCGGCTGCTGACGCTGGTGGACCTGACCGCCGACGCCGGCGACCTGCGCTACCTGGGCGACGAGTACCGGGTGAGGCAGATCCTGGTGAACCTGCTGTCCAACGCCATCAAGTTCACGCCCCCCGGCGGGCGCGTGACGCTGGAGTGCCGCGCCGAGGGCGGCGAGGACGGCGGCGCGTGGCTGTGCTTCCGGGTGAGCGACACCGGCGCGGGCGTGAGCCCCGAAGACGCCGAGCGGATCTTCCAGCCTTTCGTGCAGGGCGAGGCCGGGCTCACCCGGCCGCACGGCGGCACCGGGCTGGGGCTGCCCATCAGCCGCCGCCTCGCGCGGATGATGGGGGGCGAGGTGACGGTGGAGGGGCACGGCGCCGAGGGCGGCGGCGGCGCCGTCTTCACCCTGCGCCTGCCCGCGGCCGGTGCGCCCGCGCCCGGCGCGCGCGGCGAAGGCGCGGACGCACGGGCGGAGCCGTCGCCCGCCGGACGCGCGCCGGCCGGGTCCGAAGCGGGCACGGAAGCGCGGGCGGCCGCGCGGCAGGGGCTGGGCGCCGCGGCCGAGGCGCTCCTCCGGCAGGTGACGACCACGGTGGACGAGTTCGTGCGCCTCGCCCGCGCCGATCCGGCGCTGGCGATCGGGCCGGAGATGACCGACGTGGACGTATCGGACCACCTGGGCACGCTGGTGATCGACGTGGCCAACTCGCTGGCGGTGCTGGGCGGCGCCGCCGGCGAGCCCACCGAGCTGCTGGCCGACGGGAGCCGCATCCAGCGGCTGATCGGCGAGCTGCACGGCGCGCAGCGGCAGCGGCTGGGGTGGACGGAAGCGCAGATCGAGCGCGAGATGGAGCTGGTGCGCGCGGTCTGCATGGAGGCCATCGACCGCTCCGCCGCGGTCGACGCGCGCGCGGCCGAGGCGGGGCGTGCGGCCCTCTCGCTCCTGTTGCAGGAGCGCCTGCGCGCCTGCCTCAGCGGATTCCGCGCCTCCGCCGGCGCGTCGGCGTGAGGCCCGCGCGCCCGTCCTCGCACGCGGGCGACAGGGAGAGGCATCCGCGACTTCTCCGGGGAGTCTCCACGCCCGGCCGGGAGGTGGCCATGCGGCGTCGGTCGATGGGGCGATGGATCGCGGCGGCGGTGCTGGTGGCCGGCGTCGCGTACGCGTTCCGGGGCCCGTGGGTGGAGCCGGGCCACCGGTTCACCCTCCGCCGCGGCGAGAAGGTGATGGTCGAAGGGAGCTGGCTCTCCATCCGCCTGGACGCGGTCGGCCACCACTGGTTCACCAACGGCAGCACGGAGGAGCCGTACGCGACGCTCACCGTGCGCCAGGGGTTCGGCTCGCGGCGCGAGCTCGTCGTCGGCATGCGCGGCAGCGGCGAACCGGTGGGCGCGAGCATCGTCCGCCTGGTGGAAGCCGACCCGTCGGAGTACGACGGCGGGCCCACCGCGACGCTCGTCATCTCCCAGCGGTAGAATCCCCATTCCCCCTGTTTGCGATGATCCGCTGGCCCGAGCGGTACCACCCCGACAACACGCCGGTCTTCGTCACCAACGAGATCGTGTCGCCGGCGCCGGTGGAGGCGGTGTGGGCGTGGCTGGTGCGCGCGGCGCGGTGGCCCACGTGGTACGAGAACTCGGCCAACGTGGAGTTTCTCGAGGGTGATGGACCGGACCTGGCGGCGGGGACGGTCTTCCGCTGGCGCACCTTCGGCGTCACGGTGACCTCGCGCGTGGTGGAATTCGAGCCGCGCGAGCGCATCGCCTGGGACGCGAAGGGGATGGGCGTGGACGCGTACCACGCCTGGCTGCTCGAGCCGCGGGAGGATGGAACCCGAATCCTGACCGAGGAGACGCAGCACGGCTGGCTCGCCCGCACCGGCAGCCTGCTGATGCCGCGCCGGATGGAGAAGGGCCACCAGACCTGGATCGAGGCCCTCAGCGAGAAGGCGCAGACCGGCATGCCGCCCGAGGCGTGATCGCCTCCGCGCGGGCGGTTGGACGGGCGGGTGAACCCGCGGCTGGAACATTGGGAAGCCTGCTGCGCAGGCTGCGGAATCCAGCCTTCGCGCGACCGTCGACCGCCCGCGCCGCCGTCTCGTCCCGCAAGCAGGTGAAGCCTCGCGCGGTTCGCGAGGCCTGTCGGAGTTGTTGCCGCGGCTTCGGCCGCCCGTCACCCCCGCATCCGCCCATGCATCCCAACGAAGCCGTGATCCGCCGGTTCTACACCGCCTTCGGGGCGCGCGACGCGGCCGGGATGGCGGCGTGCTACCATCCCGACATCCTCTTCTGCGACCCCGTGTTCGGCGAGCTGGAGGGCGCCGAGGTGGGTGCGATGTGGGCGATGCTCTGCGGGCGCGCCAAGGACCTGGAGATCGCGTTCTCCGGCGTCTCCGCGAACGACGCCGCCGGCGAGGCGCACTGGGACGCGCGCTACACCTTCACGCAGACCGGCCGGCGCGTGCTGAACCACGTCGACGCGGCGTTCGGCTTCCGCGACGGGCTGATCATCCGCCACGAGGACCTGTTCTCGTTCTGGCGCTGGGCCCGCCAGGCGCTCGGCCCCTCCGGGCTGCTGCTCGGCTGGACGCCCTTCCTGCACGCCCGCGTCCGCGCGATGGCGCGCACCGGCCTCGACGCGTACATGCGCAAGGCCGGAGAGGAAAAGACGGCCTCGCGCGGAGACGCGGAGAGCGCGGCGCCGCACTGATCCCGAATCCTTGGATCAATTGTGCAATCAGACCAACAGAATGACTCACACGGAGGGAACGGAGGAAACGGAGGATTTGCTC
Proteins encoded:
- a CDS encoding SRPBCC domain-containing protein; the encoded protein is MIRWPERYHPDNTPVFVTNEIVSPAPVEAVWAWLVRAARWPTWYENSANVEFLEGDGPDLAAGTVFRWRTFGVTVTSRVVEFEPRERIAWDAKGMGVDAYHAWLLEPREDGTRILTEETQHGWLARTGSLLMPRRMEKGHQTWIEALSEKAQTGMPPEA
- a CDS encoding SpoIID/LytB domain-containing protein, producing the protein MRRNPISLRLTPAALALSLVLAACSDRDPLGPTPREPGGPALRDVSAQAWNGNIRIGVVPAAGSVDIGAAAAYEIRDRVTGALLMSGSNGSATVTLQSVIRSWYRLQVMCGSAAAVATRKAAAEAKGYPTMTEFVPAANCTRLFIGKFDPPPANTFAARTAFKNQLIAEGLAAADAFYVVKADPGVTVYRVARGAQTVDANNPVYLTSSDGLVTIAGVVYRGQAEVRVNAAGTLAGINQLPMEEYLYGVVPRELGPTVFPELEALKAQAVAARTYALSGLGKRASDGYDLLATTSDQVYGGYAAEHPMSTQAVDETAGIAATYDGKLITALYSSTTGGHTADNEEAFNSAPVPYLRGVPDAERGQAFEHVPSLEVFRSHANAASLRNAKEGDFESDWARFHRWTFEWSAEEISEVISAYAGQPVGRVLAINVTQRGPSGRAIAIEYVTEAGTFTDTRDHIRTSLKFINTSGQLQSLLSTLFYIEPVLDRKTGEVDGFVVYGGGFGHGVGLSQTGAVGMAEKGRAYDEILKHYYQGIELTKWY
- a CDS encoding nuclear transport factor 2 family protein encodes the protein MHPNEAVIRRFYTAFGARDAAGMAACYHPDILFCDPVFGELEGAEVGAMWAMLCGRAKDLEIAFSGVSANDAAGEAHWDARYTFTQTGRRVLNHVDAAFGFRDGLIIRHEDLFSFWRWARQALGPSGLLLGWTPFLHARVRAMARTGLDAYMRKAGEEKTASRGDAESAAPH
- a CDS encoding LURP-one-related family protein — protein: MRYVMKQRLLSFGDDFHVRDEHGRDVFFVDGKAFSLGNQLSFKDMQGNELAYIRQKLLSWGPTYEIHRNGQLAAVVKKQLFSFFHHKFTVDVPGPDDLEAEGDFFDHEYTFRRGGRTVATVSMKWFSFGDTYGIEVAEGEDDVLILASAVVIDQICHSGDDKRH
- a CDS encoding ATP-binding protein — translated: MEADRPDTEQAARDDVSAPRDAGHARDRAARRTAEHERDAARASRDRFSFLAEVSRCLADSLDYETTLTTVAGMSLPYLDAWCIVDVLTPEGELRRLAVLHPDAAKQEIARELHLRYPPRAGDLIGAPRVIRTGRPEMVFDVPDAALVALAHDDHHRALLRALGIRSYVIVPMVARGRVLGAMTFVTAETQRRFGDIDVVMAEDLARRAAMAVDNAHLHAQAIEARDAAETAAADAEAALEEALQAEEQLREARDVAEEALKARDVFVATMTHEVQTPLNAIIGYLQLLEMDISGTLGEMQRSYVTRAQESSRHLLRLVGDVLDFSRTEAAGMVVARDEVRAAETARSALSLVRPQAAGRLLTLVDLTADAGDLRYLGDEYRVRQILVNLLSNAIKFTPPGGRVTLECRAEGGEDGGAWLCFRVSDTGAGVSPEDAERIFQPFVQGEAGLTRPHGGTGLGLPISRRLARMMGGEVTVEGHGAEGGGGAVFTLRLPAAGAPAPGARGEGADARAEPSPAGRAPAGSEAGTEARAAARQGLGAAAEALLRQVTTTVDEFVRLARADPALAIGPEMTDVDVSDHLGTLVIDVANSLAVLGGAAGEPTELLADGSRIQRLIGELHGAQRQRLGWTEAQIEREMELVRAVCMEAIDRSAAVDARAAEAGRAALSLLLQERLRACLSGFRASAGASA